TTCGTCACAACGTAGACGGAAACCGTCGCTCTCCGATCAGAAATTCCTGATGCGATGCCCCGGTGTTTCGATGATGGAATCCGCGAAAACATCGCTTGCGTTCCGCTTGACCCGcgccatcatcatcatcatcgttgtTCAAGCTGCCGCCTTATTCTGCGGTGCGATTAAGCCGAGTGTTTACAGGGAAAACCGACCAACGGAATGCAGAAAAACACGTCGACAAAGTGAGCTGTCGACGCTGCGGCGCTTGTGCACGGGATGCACTCCTAGGTACGTAACTTCTTTGGATTCTGTCACGTCGCGGC
This genomic window from Solenopsis invicta isolate M01_SB chromosome 13, UNIL_Sinv_3.0, whole genome shotgun sequence contains:
- the LOC120359310 gene encoding uncharacterized protein LOC120359310; the encoded protein is MRCPGVSMMESAKTSLAFRLTRAIIIIIVVQAAALFCGAIKPSVYRENRPTECRKTRRQSELSTLRRLCTGCTPRNVETAHVSLRSGSSRAALHRPRLAESRSSCSLGRTPSVKSTANITRGFRPHFLLY